A window of the Microbacterium sp. AZCO genome harbors these coding sequences:
- the pyrF gene encoding orotidine-5'-phosphate decarboxylase: MTVPESVEGFGARLTAAFQQRGRLCVGIDPHAHLLEEWGMDASGNGVRDFGLRVVDAAAGRVGIVKPQVAFFERFGSAGFAALEDVLRAAREAGLVVIADAKRGDIGTTMDGYASAWLEEGSPLEADALTVSPYLGPESLRGTLTLAVRGGKGVFVLAATSNPEAASLQTAQTTDVAAGDGETVAARVARDVAWVNGSAAFAGGLGPAGLVVGATVDRHEFGLTDDVLRNAPILAPGFGAQGAEPADLDRLFGATAANVIASESRSILSAGPSGLAARIAERAALYRGESHG, translated from the coding sequence GTGACGGTCCCTGAGTCCGTCGAAGGGTTCGGAGCGCGGCTCACCGCCGCTTTCCAGCAGCGCGGGCGCCTGTGCGTCGGCATCGACCCGCACGCGCACCTGCTCGAGGAGTGGGGGATGGATGCCTCCGGCAACGGCGTGCGCGACTTCGGCCTCCGTGTCGTCGACGCCGCCGCCGGACGCGTCGGGATCGTCAAGCCCCAGGTCGCGTTCTTCGAGCGCTTCGGCTCCGCGGGCTTCGCGGCGCTCGAGGACGTCCTCCGGGCGGCGCGCGAGGCGGGCCTCGTCGTGATCGCCGATGCGAAGCGCGGCGACATCGGCACGACGATGGACGGGTACGCCTCCGCCTGGCTCGAGGAGGGGTCGCCGCTCGAAGCCGACGCCCTCACCGTCAGCCCCTACCTCGGCCCCGAGTCGCTGCGCGGCACCCTCACCCTCGCCGTCCGCGGCGGGAAGGGCGTCTTCGTGCTCGCCGCGACGAGCAACCCCGAGGCTGCGTCCCTGCAGACGGCGCAGACGACCGATGTCGCCGCGGGCGACGGCGAGACCGTCGCGGCCCGCGTCGCGCGGGACGTCGCGTGGGTCAACGGCTCCGCCGCGTTCGCCGGAGGGCTCGGACCCGCCGGTCTCGTCGTCGGTGCGACCGTCGACCGGCACGAGTTCGGGCTGACCGACGACGTCCTCCGCAACGCGCCGATCCTCGCGCCCGGCTTCGGCGCGCAGGGCGCGGAGCCCGCCGACCTCGACCGCCTCTTCGGGGCGACCGCGGCCAACGTCATCGCGTCCGAGAGCCGCAGCATCCTCTCCGCCGGCCCCTCGGGGCTCGCGGCGCGCATCGCGGAGCGCGCCGCCCTGTACCGTGGTGAATCCCATGGCTGA